The Desulfovibrio sp. DNA window AAGGCCGGGCATGAGGCCAAACTGCCGCTCAAGGGGGGCGGTGATAACCGAGGCCATCACGTCTGGTGAAGCGCCGGGGTACAGCGTCTGCACCTGAATGGTGGGATAGTCTATCTGCGGCAGGGCCGCCACCGGCAGGTAGCGATAGCCCAGCAGCCCTGAAAGAAACAGGGCTACCATAAGCAGCGAAGTGGCGATGGGGCGCAGAATAAATATACGGGAAAGATTCATAGGGCAGGTGCTCCCCCTACTGGCAGGGGTGTATGGAACGGATACCCCGCAACGGTCCGGCGGTTATTCAGCAACCTGGGCCCTGGGGGTTTCAGTGGTGGCGGCAATTTTTACGGCAATGCCGTCGCGCAGACGGTCGAGCCCGTCAACAACAACCTGCTCGCCGGGCTCAAGGCCCTTTTCCACAACGGTCAGCGTATTGCTGGTGATGCCGGGGGTAATGGAACGCACGGTTACCGCGTCCTGCCCCTTGTCGTTCTTGGCGGCTACATACACATAAGCCCCGCGTGAGCCCAGCTGTACGGCAGATGTGGGCACGGTGACGACATTCTGGAGCACACGCACCTGCAGACGGGCGTTCACAAACTGGTTGGGATACAGGGTTCCGGCAGTATTGGGAAAACGCGCCTTGAGCTTTACCGTGCCGGTGGAAAGGTCGATCTGGTTGTCCAGCGAAAGCAGACCGCCCACATCAAGCTGGTGCTTCTGCTCACGGTCCCAGGCCTGAACTGGCAGGGGCTGACGGTCCACGTCGTCTTCATGGGCGCGCAGGGCCTGCACCACTAGAGGAACCTGACTTTCCGGCAGGGTAAATACCACGTCACAGGGACTTACCTCGGTAATGCGCACAATGCCCGAAGTGTCCGAGGATTTGATCATGTTGCCTTCATCCACATTACGCAACCCAAGGCGACCAGAAACAGGCGCTGTTATGCGGCTGTAGCTGAGCTGCAG harbors:
- a CDS encoding MdtA/MuxA family multidrug efflux RND transporter periplasmic adaptor subunit, coding for MSDLKLRQGVASASGFFSGKRRYLLPLLIVLAAFVCWRLFFAGGQARKGMNMEAPPVRVAPALAQNVPHFLSGLGTVLPSSDVLVTSRVDGQLQRLHFQEGQRVKAGDLLAEIDPRPFKAALDQARGTLAKDQAQLDNARKDLARYATLAQGNYIATQQFETQRALVRQYEGTVEADKAAVDSAALQLSYSRITAPVSGRLGLRNVDEGNMIKSSDTSGIVRITEVSPCDVVFTLPESQVPLVVQALRAHEDDVDRQPLPVQAWDREQKHQLDVGGLLSLDNQIDLSTGTVKLKARFPNTAGTLYPNQFVNARLQVRVLQNVVTVPTSAVQLGSRGAYVYVAAKNDKGQDAVTVRSITPGITSNTLTVVEKGLEPGEQVVVDGLDRLRDGIAVKIAATTETPRAQVAE